The sequence ACATCCCGCCGGCCTCGGTGGCGCCCCGGTTCGCCGCCTCCATCACGCCCGGGCCCCCGCCGGTGATCACCGCGTACCCGGCCCGGGCGAGCGCGGCGCCCAGGTTCGCGGCGAGCTCGCACTCCGCGCTCTCCGGTTTGCTGCGGGCCGAGCCGAAGACGCTGACCGCCGGGGGCAGGTCGGCGAGGGTGTCGAACCCCTCGACGAACTCGGAGAGTATTCGCAGGGCGCGCCAGGCGTCCTTGGTCTTCCACTCACCGCGATGATGTGAGTCGAGCAATTTCTCGTCCGCGGTACTCGGTGGCACGGCCTCCCGACGCAGTGTGACGGCACCGCGATGACGCTGCGGCGCGGCCGGTGGTCGCCCGTTGGTGCTGTCGGTCATGCGTCCAAGGTAGTGCGGACGGTCAGTACCCGGTGAATAACCGGCTGCGTTTCGGTAAGAGGATTGCGGCCCGGAGACCTTTTTGCCAGATTGAAGCAACGGACGGTAGCTCTGGCACGTCTATACAGTTACCGCACCGCGTCCACACGGCAGGCACGGCGCCCGGGCCCCGGGTGTCCCGGTGAAAGGGCGGCCACCGTGACGAACCG is a genomic window of Actinoplanes teichomyceticus ATCC 31121 containing:
- a CDS encoding TIGR00730 family Rossman fold protein: MTDSTNGRPPAAPQRHRGAVTLRREAVPPSTADEKLLDSHHRGEWKTKDAWRALRILSEFVEGFDTLADLPPAVSVFGSARSKPESAECELAANLGAALARAGYAVITGGGPGVMEAANRGATEAGGMSVGLGIELPFEQGLNDWVDIGIDFRYFFVRKTMFVKYAQAFVVLPGGFGTLDELFEAITLVQTRKVTRFPVILMGVDYWSGLLDWIRGRMLDDSKISEADFGLIQITDDVDEAVRIIVDAGAAQASA